The following proteins are co-located in the Acanthochromis polyacanthus isolate Apoly-LR-REF ecotype Palm Island chromosome 7, KAUST_Apoly_ChrSc, whole genome shotgun sequence genome:
- the hmgcra gene encoding 3-hydroxy-3-methylglutaryl-CoA reductase a produces MLTRLFRAHGLLVASHPWEVIVATVTLTICMMSMNMFTGNDQICGWNFECPKTEEQILSSDIIILTITRCIAIIYIYFQFQNLKQLGSKYILGIAGLFTIFSSFVFSTVVIHFLDKELTGLNEALPFFLLLIDLSKACALAKFALSSSSQDEVRDNIARGMAILGPTFTLDALVECLVIGVGTMSGVRQLEIMCCFGCMSVLANYFVFMTFFPACVSLVLELSRESQEGHPIWQLSHFSRVMEEEDNKPNPVTQRVKIIMSLGLVMVHAHSRWIAEPLANNITVGIPQVGMDLDPLSPRRIEPEKPLWHFYLTRIITMDIEQMICLALALLLAVKYIFFEQVEMESTLSLKNPITMTTPALSLRQPSKTCCRQETPAPQSLSFAPANVMTAPAPGHREKRDEVIRPLTATAADYQSKSFVMGEEEEDVHVKTIQPSLPQQPRGLNDCMAILNNPELGPRFLSDDEVMQLVNFKHIPAYKLEAMMERPERGVAIRRLMISAKLPSPSALSSLPYTDYDYSKVIGTCCENVIGYMPIPVGVAGPLHLDGKQFQVPMATTEGCLVASTNRGCRAIALGGGACSRILADSMTRGPVVRLPSACQAAEVKNWLESTDGFQTIKEAFDSTSRFARLQKLLVGLAGRNLYIRFHSKTGDAMGMNMISKGTEQALSRLQQHFPELQVVAVSGNYCTDKKPAAVNWIEGRGKSAVCEAIIPAKVVREVLKTTTGALVEVNVSKNLVGSAMAGSVGGFNAHAANLVTAIYIACGQDPAQSVGSSNCITLMEPSGSTGEDLYISCTMPSIELGTVGGGTNLPAQQACLQMLGVQGASQDCPGENARQLARVVCATVLAGELSLMSALAAGHLVKSHMAHNRSKVNLQDTPAVCTTKAS; encoded by the exons ATGCTGACCCGTCTGTTCCGAGCCCACGGCCTCCTGGTGGCCTCTCACCCCTGGGAGGTGATCGTTGCCACAGTTACACTCACCATCTGTATGATGTCCATGAACATGTTCACTGGCAATGACCAGATCTGTGGCTGGAACTTTGAATGCCCCAAAACAGAGGAG CAAATTCTGAGCAGCGACATCATCATCCTGACTATCACACGCTGTATTGCCATCATCTATATTTACTTCCAATTCCAGAATTTGAAACAACTGGGATCCAAATACATTTTAG GCATTGCTGGTCTTTTCACCATATTCTCCAGCTTCGTATTCAGCACAGTTGTCATTCACTTTCTTGATAAAGAGCTCACAGGCCTCAA TGAGGCTTTGCCCTTCTTCCTGCTTCTCATTGACCTCTCCAAAGCATGTGCTCTCGCCAAGTTTGCCTTAAGCTCCAGCTCTCAG GATGAAGTAAGGGACAACATTGCTCGTGGCATGGCCATCCTGGGGCCTACATTCACTTTAGATGCTCTGGTGGAGTGTTTAGTGATAGGAGTGGGAACCATGTCAG GTGTGAGGCAACTGGAAATCATGTGTTGCTTTGGATGTATGTCTGTCTTGGCCAACTATTTTGTGTTCATGACTTTCTTCCCTGCATGTGTTTCACTGGTGCTGGAG CTGTCCCGTGAGAGCCAAGAGGGTCATCCCATATGGCAGCTGAGCCACTTCTCCagagtgatggaggaggaggacaacAAACCCAACCCTGTAACCCAGAGAGTCAAAATTATCATG tctcttggcctggtGATGGTTCATGCCCACAGCCGCTGGATTGCTGAGCCCTTGGCCAACAACATCACTGTGGGTATCCCACAGGTTGGCATGGATCTGGACCCGCTCTCACCCAGGAGAATCGAACCAGAAAAACCGCTTTGGCATTTCTACCTTACCAG GATCATAACGATGGACATAGAGCAGATGATCTGTCTGGCCTTGGCACTGCTGTTGGCTGTCAAGTATATATTCTTTGAGCAGGTTGAAATGGAGTCCACACTGTCACTCAAGAACCCCATAACTATGACCACCCCTGCCTTAAGCCTGCGTCAGCCCTCTAAGACCTGCTGCAGACAGGAGACACCTGCTCCCCAATCCTTATCCTTCGCCCCAGCCAACGTCATGACTGCCCCAGCACCTGGCCACAGGGAAAAGAGAG ATGAAGTGATTCGGCCCCTGACTGCCACGGCTGCTGATTACCAGTCAAAGAGCTTTGTCatgggagaagaagaggaagatgtCCATGTGAAGACTATTCAGCCTAGCCTTCCCCAACAACCCAGAGGCCTGAATGACTGCATGGCCATCCTCAACAACCCTGAG CTGGGACCTCGTTTTCTGAGTGACGATGAGGTGATGCAGCTGGTCAACTTCAAACACATCCCTGCATACAAACTGGAAGCCATGATGGAGAGACCAGAGAGAGGAGTGGCCATACGAAGGCTGATGATATCAGCAAAGCTTCCTTCTCCTTCTGCGCTTTCCTCGCTGCCATACACTGACTACGACTACTCTAAG GTTATAGGCACCTGCTGTGAGAATGTGATTGGCTACATGCCCATACCAGTGGGCGTGGCTGGACCGCTGCATCTGGATGGGAAGCAATTCcaggttcccatggcaactACAGAAGGCTGCTTGGTTGCCAGCACCAATCGTGGTTGTCGAGCAATCGCT CTGGGCGGTGGAGCCTGCAGTCGTATCCTGGCTGACAGCATGACTCGGGGACCTGTAGTGAGACTGCCCTCTGCCTGTCAGGCTGCTGAGGTTAAGAACTGGCTGGAGAGCACAGATGGTTTTCAAACCATCAAAGAGGCTTTTGACAGCACCAGCAG GTTTGCACGGCTCCAAAAGCTGCTGGTTGGTCTGGCTGGGAGAAATCTTTACATCCGCTTCCATTCCAAGACTGGAGATGCCATGGGGATGAATATGATCTCTAAG GGTACAGAGCAGGCTCTGAGCAGACTGCAGCAGCACTTTCCAGAGCTGCAGGTAGTGGCTGTGAGTGGGAACTACTGCACGGACAAGAAACCAGCTGCCGTTAACTGGATTGAAGGCAGGGGCAAGTCTGCAGTTTGTGAGGCCATCATCCCTGCTAAGGTGGTCAGAGAG GTTTTGAAGACAACAACGGGCGCTCTGGTGGAGGTTAACGTCAGTAAAAACCTGGTGGGCTCAGCCATGGCAGGTAGCGTCGGTGGATTTAATGCACATGCAGCCAACCTGGTGACCGCAATCTACATAGCCTGTGGACAG GATCCAGCCCAGTCAGTGGGCAGCAGTAACTGCATCACCCTCATGGAACCATCTGGATCAACAGGGGAGGACCTGTACATTAGCTGCACTATGCCCTCTATAGAACTGGGCACTGTAGGAGGAGGCACCAACCTGCCTGCTCAACAAGCCTGTCTCCAG atgCTGGGCGTGCAGGGAGCCAGTCAGGACTGTCCAGGGGAAAATGCACGGCAGCTGGCCAGGGTTGTGTGTGCCACTGTTCTGGCTGGAGAGCTCTCTCTGATGTCTGCTTTGGCTGCCGGACACCTGGTCAAGAGTCACATGGCACACAACCG ATCTAAGGTGAACCTCCAGGACACTCCAGCAGTGTGCACCACAAAAGCCTCCTGA